One stretch of Clavelina lepadiformis chromosome 6, kaClaLepa1.1, whole genome shotgun sequence DNA includes these proteins:
- the LOC143462582 gene encoding Fanconi anemia group M protein-like isoform X1 encodes MPKPLLRKTQKTLFESWKKKDPENPKLEKKNICGPFPASSNFNAKPQQSKRNQQCLDVINISEDEIGDEDLLSATVALERTLNDRQKPSSTVIEDIPGFDKFSGNLWIYPTNYPVREYQYFIVKTALFKNTLVALPTGLGKTFIAAVVMYNFYRWYPQGKVVFMAPTKPLVAQQIDACYNIMGIPMEDQTQITGATMASNRRSELWNSKRVFFVTPQVINNDLTRGVCPATEIKCLVVDEAHKALGNHAYCQVVQQLLAHTRDFRVLALSATPGSDLKTVQQVITNLLISHIELRSEEAVDIQQYTHSRNIEKFVVKLTDKILKMKEKYLSVIQMFINCLVNNKVIFNKDAAYFSKYALLMARDQYRKDPPTGLSRNTMGTVEGTFAILISLYHGLELLVQHGLKSFFIFLKGLMEGEKGNVRAKTSLHANESFREIYNELIDLFGSSPGSVVLLTQTAGTQYSKKAHSDVVARPYVYSHPKMQKLEEVVLNHFQKARTASEQGTGIETRVMVFCQYRDTVREITELLQMHRPLVRPMQFVGHAPSTNPKDDAKSGTKCNRRFTQKDQLMVVSKFRSGDYNTLVSTCVGEEGLDIGDVDLIICFDSHKSPIRLVQRMGRTGRKRKGKIVMLVTEGKEERDYNSSLASRRSIHKAILGAGKTLHYYPHNPAMIPRGLMPQCHKMFMTVATKPNNEKKKPTKQTKKETPGTSKDVSVMLKKKWDSTFLNKQQMENYRKNLQLTQEESKQLKKLPVSGMCLYLQKDQWGQTASQTNLSLNEWLPWQTRLQQTKYIEHSTRTKTFAELLEVSEVIKQSNQETFEKNLAPLFGAMVDTEQSTVVKAGISKYLKSLEKKQKLKPQKRKKEELFIISDDEVNCVGDNSIDLPAFDLTDDADELKNEMTSNVVIHKDDNTCPSFKQSDVKSTTDEKRICGDGSQICKEMEIKYNCKSCDSTSKKNEQCLELQLDNSNFNSNTENFAKTLFQKDSLSSFSANLPALCVTPTQTEGGSKFDFDCASKNQSESDSDPKSVSPLMESIAFDYSDDSDSKNTKTAKPTCFKLWDAQGTDKVRKGSIELKSEEDLDTKIPKKESLDFFENNSASVTTDEGLCGRQVDETKLDKTTSFSISDMDEIPNNEAEQFKDDIELPIRLTHAHQSLSLNKEDKSIKPNCNMYAAQVEPAISTVMSPRPINVEPFDMSADMFAPEFDLDFDLGCGTPLAEKKMESKSNNDDSTANNTCNKHKPTAIKGSDSKDATVTHIRQTSALANCDEPTIPPILTTTEDTIASISISISQTNRKENRTIFAELNANVANSNIPFASVKPQVISPSNREKSNDTSTTSNTTRSGNELSNSEKKFKLHVKRRRVLFSEPADCSLIQDEDDDFADFQTKPLLKRRRLEQSIWKDVSSDCDSIHSPIAATKRRARMVISSPGVKLHAQRDIQGQEANNEIEDSFKMQTSLVADSPVFKKRGNKLHIQSLKESPGLMTDLNCNMGASAFLKHSTPKVFLSGKNESLAEKRVPVSTTSLKSSKTNKQVKSRRPFIFDEAEVSTDGAVILSDEECDDDVTDEEMLAFVNDATQLTQHVNDHDSVPNEEAMYLQSIKSPFNKQSATGRYRLAYDVGRNVDVFSQVPEQDVSDYLEDSFCVVGEEEEHDTEIGEITMLGTQEFNLEESETRPRTRGQVKSRQINECNSGKVRKSATESKKRRRIICDEESDANNTETDANGSDALVINFCSPVEKILETSNQETSTNDIPGTSPRKVCEICGGVITSKGWLCKNCVDVMKQSKEEYKQIIKSEEKTLKTKQVPPVKVRLPATLRMTREERLKKSREKQLEFRKRQGQRRNSLHQNFAIKQQPSNNTDQHNSTPPDIDIGPAINKKLLFAESSPNLERHGLNKTTTHNTIVTSSNSPKFKPSEKLLILVDSREVNSGSVQLVQALRTKHNINVVVASLRGSSFAVSKRAAVIRKTTDDISTVSKKINIAAQMQKVCSYFRKVYLIVEKNRVKKGWVNKTSASHSANFTSNLVSISHGNVRVLHSNDQEQSAYLLQSLAMREYHAGHGIEGLMVQSASKHQQMISIYSNIPGITFISACYLAGTFKSLKAVLFSSADELSNKAAMTEQAARNLLKFLCKKFDVQMTPL; translated from the exons ATGCCGAAGCCTCTATTGAGAAAGACACAGAAGACTTTATTTGAGTCATGGAAGAAAAAAGATCCTGAAAACCCAAAATTGGAGAAAAAAAATATCTGTGGGCCATTTCCTGCCTCATCAAACTTTAATGCTAAGCCACAGCAAAGCAAAAGGAACCAACAGTGTCTTGATGTAATTAACATTTCTGAAGATGAAATTGGTGATGAAGATTTGTTAAGTGCTACTGTTGCCTTGGAACGAACATTGAATGATAGGCAGAAACCTTCCTCAACTG TTATTGAAGATATACCTGgatttgataagttttctgggAACTTATGGATTTATCCAACAAATTACCCCGTTAGAGAGTATCAGTATTTCATTGTTAAAACAGCCTTATTTAAAAACACCTTGGTTGCTCTGCCAACTGGATTAGGTAAAACCTTTATTGCTGCTGTTGTAATGTATAATTTTTATCGATGGTATCCACAAggtaaagttgttttcatgGCCCCAACAAAACCACTGGTTGCCCAACAAATCGACGCATGCTACAATATTATGGGGATACCTATGGAGGATCAGACACAAATCACAG GAGCAACCATGGCATCCAATCGTCGTTCTGAGCTATGGAATTCAAAACGTGTATTTTTCGTAACTCCACAAGTCATTAACAATGACCTGACTAGGGGTGTTTGTCCTGCAACTGAAATTAAATGCCTCGTAGTTGATGAAGCACATAAGGCTCTTGGCAATCATGCCTACTGTCAA GTTGTTCAGCAGCTTTTGGCACATACACGTGATTTTCGGGTTCTTGCCCTTAGCGCTACACCAGGAAGTGATTTGAAAACAGTGCAACAG GTTATTACCAACTTGCTGATATCACACATCGAACTTCGTTCAGAAGAGGCAGTTGACATTCAGCAATATACTCATAGCAGAAACATTGAGAAATTTGTAGTGAAACTTACTGATAAAATcctaaaaatgaaagaaaagtatCTAAGT GTTATTCAGATGTTTATCAATTGTTTAGTGAATAATAAAGTGATCTTCAATAAAGACGCTGcttatttttcaaagtatGCACTGCTAATGGCCCGTGATCAGTATCGAAAAGATCCTCCAACTGGTCTATCA AGGAATACTATGGGCACAGTTGAAGGTACATTTGCCATTTTGATAAGTCTTTATCATGGTCTGGAATTACTGGTACAACATGgcctaaaatcattttttatatttctcaAAGGATTAATGGAAGGGGAAAAAG GAAATGTGAGGGCCAAAACCTCCTTGCACGCAAATGAATCTTTCAGAGAAATTTACAATGAGCTAATTGACTTATTTGGATCATCTCCTGGTTCTGTTGTTTTGCTCACCCAAACTGCTGGCACCCAGTACTCCAAGAAAGCACATTCT GATGTTGTTGCTAGGCCTTATGTCTACAGCCATCCAAAGATGCAGAAATTAGAAGAAGTTGTTTTGAATCATTTCCAGAAGGCTCGAACGG CATCTGAACAAGGGACAGGCATTGAAACACGTGTCATGGTATTTTGTCAATATCGTGATACTGTTCGGGAAATCACCGAACTTCTTCAAATGCATCGCCCATTGGTTCGGCCAATGCAATTTGTTGGTCATGCCCCTTCTACTAACCCCAAAGACGATGCAAAATCGGGAACAAAATGCAATAGACGGTTTACACAAAAGGATCAACTCATG GTAGTGAGCAAATTTCGTTCAGGTGATTACAATACACTTGTGTCAACTTGTGTGGGTGAGGAAGGACTTGATATTGGAGATGTTGATCTGATCATTTGCTTTGACTCCCACAAGAGTCCCATCCGTCTTGTGCAGAGAATGGGAAGAACTGGAAGGAAAAGGAAAGGAAAAATTGTGATGTTAGTTACTGAAGGAAAAGAAGAGAGG GATTACAACTCCAGTTTAGCAAGTCGTCGCAGtattcacaaggcaattttggGGGCAGGAAAAACACTGCACTATTATCCTCACAACCCAGCGATGATACCAAGAGGGTTGATGCCGCAGTgccacaaaatgtttatgaccGTTGCTACTAAACCAAACAATGAAAAGAAGAAACCgacaaaacaaactaaaaaggAGACTCCGGGTACATCAAAAGACGTTTCAGTGATGCTGAAAAAGA AATGGGATTCCACATTTCTCAATAAGCAGCAGATGGAAAACTACCGTAAGAACTTACAACTGACACAAGAAGAGTCTAAACAGCTGAAGAAATTGCCAGTCAGCGGCATGTGCCTCTACCTTCAGAAAGAT caATGGGGTCAAACAGCTTCACAAACCAATCTTTCCTTGAATGAATGGTTACCATGGCAAACAAGGCTGCAACAAACTAAATATATTGAACACTCAACAAggacaaaaacttttgcagAG CTTTTAGAGGTGTCTGAGGTGATAAAACAATCTAATCAggaaacttttgaaaaaaacctCGCTCCACTTTTTGGAGCTATGGTTGACACAGAGCAATCCACAGTTGTTAAAGCAGGCATTTCTAAATACCTTAAATCtttggaaaaaaaacaaaaactcaagccgcaaaaaaggaaaaaagaagagcTATTCATAATATCTGATGATGAAGTTAACTGTGTGGGCGATAATTCAATTGACCTTCCAGCATTTGATCTCACGGATGACGCTGATGAACTAAAGAATGAGATGACATCAAATGTTGTTATCCATAAAGATGATAATACATGTCCATCTTTCAAACAATCAGACGTAAAAAGCACTACAGATGAGAAAAGAATTTGTGGTGATGGATCGCAGATTTGCAAAGAAATGGAAATTAAGTATAACTGTAAAAGTTGTGACAGTACAAGTAAAAAGAATGAGCAATGTTTAGAACTGCAACTTGATAACTcaaatttcaattctaataCCGAAAATTTTGCCAAgactttgtttcaaaaagaTTCATTGTCTTCATTTTCTGCAAACCTCCCTGCTTTGTGTGTGACACCAACTCAAACCGAAGGTGGCAGTAAGTTTGACTTTGATTGTGCGTCCAAGAACCAATCAGAAAGTGATTCAGATCCAAAATCCGTCTCTCCTTTGATGGAGTCCATAGCTTTCGATTATTCTGATGATAGTGATAGTAAAAACACCAAAACCGCTAAACCAACATGTTTCAAATTGTGGGATGCACAAGGTACCGATAAAGTTAGAAAGGGTAGCATTGAACTGAAGAGTGAAGAAGATCTTGACACCAAAATTCCGAAAAAAGAATCActagatttttttgaaaacaactcCGCATCGGTAACAACAGATGAGGGCTTGTGTGGCAGACAGGTGGATGAAACTAAGCTTGATAAAACTACATCATTCTCAATTTCTGACATGGACGAAATTCCCAACAATGAAGCAGAACAATTTAAAGATGATATTGAATTGCCCATTAGGCTAACTCATGCTCATCAATCCTTGTCCTTAAACAAAGAAGACAAGAGCATAAAACCAAACTGCAATATGTATGCTGCACAAGTGGAACCTGCTATTTCTACAGTAATGTCACCTCGCCCCATAAACGTGGAGCCATTTGATATGTCTGCTGACATGTTTGCTCCCGAGTTTGATCTTGACTTTGATCTGGGATGTGGTACACCACTTGCAGAGAAGAAAATGGAGTCCAAGTCTAACAATGATGACAGCACAGCCAACAACACatgtaataaacataaacCTACAGCTATAAAGGGTAGCGATAGTAAGGATGCTACAGTGACGCATATTAGGCAAACATCAGCACTGGCAAACTGTGATGAACCCACCATACCACCCATCTTGACTACCACAGAAGATACAATAGCAAGCATTAGCATTAGCATTAGCCAGACaaacagaaaagaaaacaGGACTATATTTGCTGAGTTAAATGCGAATGTTGCAAATTCAAATATTCCTTTTGCCTCAGTGAAGCCCCAGGTCATATCTCCCTCAAACAGAGAAAAATCAAATGATACGTCCACTACTTCCAACACTACTAGGTCTGGGAATGAACTTTCAAACAgcgaaaaaaaattcaaattgcatGTTAAACGGAGAAGAGTTCTTTTCTCGGAACCTGCTGATTGCTCTCTAATTCAAGATGAAGACGATGATTTTGCtgattttcaaacaaaaccttTATTAAAGAGAAGGCGATTAGAGCAAAGCATTTGGAAAG ATGTGTCCTCGGACTGTGATTCTATTCATTCGCCTATTGCTGCCACAAAACGTCGAGCTAGAATGGTCATTTCTTCACCGGGTGTAAAACTGCATGCACAAAGAGATATTCAAGGTCAAGAAGCAAATAATGAAATTGAAGATTCctttaaaatgcaaacaagtttGGTTGCTGACAGCCCTGTCTTTAAGAAAAGAGGAAACAAACTACACATACAGTCATTAAAAGAATCTCCTGGTTTAATGACAGATTTAAATTGCAATATGGGTGCAAGTGCTTTCCTGAAACACAGCACTCCCAAAGTTTTCCTCTCAGGCAAAAATGAATCTTTAGCTGAAAAAAGAGTTCCAGTATCCACCACCAGCTTGAAG tcttcaaaaacaaacaagcaagTAAAATCAAGACGACCTTTCATCTTTGATGAGGCTGAAGTGAGCACGGATGGAGCAGTAATTTTATCAGATGAAGAATGTGATGACGATGTAACAGACGAGGAAATGCTCGCTTTCGTCAATGATGCCACTCAGCTTACACAACATGTTAACGACCATG ATTCAGTACCCAATGAAGAAGCCATGTACCTTCAATCAATTAAAAGTCCTTTCAATAAACAATCAGCTACTGGACGTTACAGGCTTGCATATGATGTGGGAAGGAATGTAGATGTTTTCTCACAG GTTCCTGAACAGGACGTGTCTGATTATTTAGAAGATAGCTTTTGTGTGGTTGGTGAGGAAGAGGAACATGACACAGAAATAGGAGAAATAACTATGCTCGGTACTCAGGAATTTAACCTTGAGGAATCAGAAACTAGACCAAGGACTAGGGGGCAG GTCAAATCTCGACAGATAAACGAGTGCAACTCTGGTAAGGTGAGAAAGAGCGCGACTGAAAGCAAGAAGAGAAGAAGGATAATATGTGATGAAGAGTCTGATGCAAACAATACAGAGACTGATGCCAATGGCTCGG ATGCTCTTGTGATCAACTTTTGTTCACCAGTCGAAAAAATTCTGGAAACATCCAACCAGGAAACTAGTACAAATGACATACCAGGTACCTCACCCCGGAAAGTTTGTGAGATTTGTGGTGGAGTTATCACATCAAAGGGATGGTTGTGTAAAAACTGTGTTGATGTGATGAAGCAAAGTAAAGAAGAAtacaaacaaattataaaaagtgaaGAAAAGACCTTGAAGACCAAGCAGG TCCCACCTGTGAAAGTGAGATTGCCGGCAACACTCCGCATGACAAGGGAGGAAAGGCTGAAAAAGTCACGTGAAAAACAACTGGAATTTCGGAAAAGACAG GGTCAAAGGAGGAACAGTCTTCATCAAAATTTTGCCATTAAACAGCAACCGAGTAACAACACTG ATCAACATAACTCTACTCCACCAGACATTGATATTGGTCcggcaataaataaaaa gttGCTCTTTGCGGAATCATCTCCTAATCTTGAACGCCATGGTCTTAACAAGACAACAACACACAACACAATTGTAACTTCATCGAATTCACCTAAATTCAAGCCAAGTG AAAAGCTTTTAATACTGGTGGATAGCAGGGAGGTGAACAGTGGCTCAGTGCAACTTGTTCAAGCGCTTCGAACCAAACACAACATAAATGTTGTTGTTGCCTCACTGCGTGGTTCATCGTTTGCTGTGAGCAAAAG AGCTGCTGTTATAAGAAAGACCACTGATGACATTTCAACGgtttcaaagaaaattaatATTGCCGCTCAAATGCAAAAGGTCTGCTCATATTTTAGAAAGGTTTATCTCATTGTGGAAAAAAATCGAGTGAAAAAAG GTTGGGTGAATAAAACTTCTGCATCACACAGTGCCAACTTCACTTCGAATCTTGTGTCCATTTCTCATGGAAACGTGAGAGTTCTACATTCAAATGATCAA GAACAGTCGGCATATCTTCTACAGTCGTTAGCTATGAGGGAATATCATGCTGGTCATGGTATAGAAGGTTTGATGGTTCAATCAGCTTCAAAACACCAACAGATGATATCCATCTACAGCAACATTCCTGGTATCACTTTTATCAGCGCCTGCTACTTAGCTGGCACGTTTAAGTCCTTGAAAGCGGTGTTGTTCAG